CAGGACGCCGCAAAGTGGTGCTGGCGACCAATATTGCGGAAACCAGTCTGACCATCGAAGGTATCCGTCTGGTGGTGGACAGCGGTCTGGAGCGCAGCGCGCAGTTTGATCCGCGCAGCGGCCTGACGCGGCTGGTGACGCAGCGCATCAGTCAGGCGTCGATGACTCAGCGCGCGGGGCGTGCCGGACGTCTTGAACCGGGATTGTGCTGGCATCTGTTCAGCAAAGAGCAGGCTGAACGCGCCAGTGCGCAGGCCGAAGCGGAAATTCTGCAAAGCGATCTGAGCAGTTTCTGGCTGGAGTTGTTGCAGTGGGGCTGTCAGGATCCGGCGCAACTTCAGTGGCTGGATAAGCCGCCTGTCGCCGCATTATCTGCTGCCAAAAATCTGTTACAGCAGCTCGGTGCCACCGATGTGCAGGGAAAACTTACCGCCGCCGGACAACGTATGGCACAGCTTGGCTGTGAGCCACGGCTGGCGGCGATGCTGATTGCGGCTGCAACACAAAGTCCGGACGCACTGGCAACGGCAGCCTTACTGGCCGCCATCCTCGAAGAACCGCCACGCGGCGGATTACCGGATATCGATTACTGGTTCAGCCGCCCGCAGGGCAACTGGCAGCGGCGGGCGAAACAGCTGGCGCAGCGCACCGGTGCAAAAAGCGGTGAGCCGGATGCTTCCCTTGCTCCGTGGCTGCTGGCCCGCGCTTTCAGTGACCGTATCGCACAACGCCGCGGCGAAGATGGGCGCTATCTGCTGGCGAACGGACTGGGTGCGTCTTTGCCGCAGGATGACGGGTTAACCCGCGCGCCGTGGCTGGTCGCCCCGCAGTTATTACAGGGCAACAACAGCCCGGATGCCCGCATTCTGCTGGCTGTCTCGCTGGATATCACGCAACTTCCATCGCGCCTGCCCGATGTCGTTAAAGAACAGACGGCGGTGGAATGGGATGAAGAAAAAGGCACCCTGCGCGCCTGGCGACGCTGGCAGATTGGCCGGCTGGTGCTGAAAGCGAATCCGCTGGCGAAGCCGGATGACGAAGAACTGCAACAGGCACTGATCGACTGGATCCGCACACAGGGTTTGCAGGCGCTGAACTGGTCGGTGGCGGCAGAACAACTGCGGCTCCGGCTTCTGTGTGCCGCAAAATGGCTGCCTGAGGCCGGCTGGCCGGCTGCCGACGACCAGGCTTTGCTCGACGGTCTGGAACGCTGGTTGCAGCCTTCTTTACAGGGCGTTCGCTCGTTAAAATCACTGCAACAGGTTGATTTGCATGATGCCTTATTAAGGTTGCTGGACTGGCAACAACGTCAGCGTCTTGACAATGCATTACCGACACATTACACCGTGCCGACTGGCAGTCGTCTGCCAATCCGTTATCATGCAGACCAGCCACCGGCACTTTCGGTGCGGATGCAGGAAATGTTCGGCGAGCAGCGCAGCCCGCAACTGGCGGAAGGCCGCGTTGCGGTGGTGCTTGAGTTATTGTCACCGGCACAGCGTCCGTTGCAGATAACAGCCGATCTGGCCGCTTTCTGGCAGGGATCATACCGCGACGTGCAAAAAGAAATGAAAGGGCGATATCCGAAACATCCGTGGCCGGACAATCCGGCGGAGGCGCTGCCTACGCGCCGGACGAAAAAACATGCGTCCTGATGTCTGTCTGAGCTTTTAAAAATTGTGCAGGAAAGGGGCGATTTTTCAGACATTTCTTCTGGGCGAAATCATGAGCGGGGCACAGAGTAAGCGCCTTGCGGCCTGAACTTCAGGCCATCAACAGTATCTTTTTGAAATACAGTGTTTTTTTGAAATCAAAAATGAAAATGACTCAGCTAAGCAGAATCATTATGACGAACACAGCAGCACGTTGGGAGATTGACTGATGTCTGGCGATGATCGCGAGCCGATTGGCCGTAAAGGTAAACCTGCCGGGCGGAAGCCTGCGCGGGCTCGTCCCGTTCGCCGTAGCCGCCGGGATGACGACTACGATGATTATGAAGAAGAAATCGATGACGAGTATGAGGATGACGATGAGTACGAAGAAGAACAGGAATCGCGCATGAGCCGTAAAGCACCGCCGCGTAAAGCCAAAAAAGGCGGAAAAAAGAGTTTGAAGCGCCGTATTTTCTGGCTGTTAGTCAAACTGTTCATCGTTTTTCTTATTCTGCTCGGGATTTATGCGTTTTACCTCAACAAACAAATCCATGACCGCATTGATGGCGGTAAAGTCTGGCAGTTGCCTGCGGCGGTCTATGGTCGTCAGGTAAACCTTGAGCCGGACATGCAGATCAGCAAAGCTGAGATGGTCGGATTGCTGGAAGGTACGCAGTATCGCGAAGTGACGCGTATCACCCGTCCGGGCGAATTTACGGTGCACGCGAATTACATCGATTTGCTGCGTCGTCCGTTTGATTTCCCGGAAGGTAAAGAAGGGCAGGTGAACGCCCGCCTGATGTTTGATGGCAGCAGCCTTGCAGAAATTAAAAATCTGGATAATCAGCGTGATTTCGGGCTGTTCCGCCTCGACCCGCGTCTGATCACCATGTTGCAGGCGTCGAATGCTAACGGCGAACAGCGTCTGTTCGTGCCGCGTTCCGGTTTCCCGGATTTGCTGGTCGATACTTTGCTGGCAACGGAAGACCGTCATTTCTATGAACACGATGGCATCAACTTCTATTCCATCGGCCGTGCGGTGCTGGCAAACCTGACCGCCGGTCATGCGGTGCAGGGCGGTTCTACGCTGACGCAGCAGCTGGTAAAAAACCTGTTCCTGACCAACGAACGTTCACTGAGCCGTAAAGCACGTGAAGCCATTATGGCGATCCTGCTGGACGCGGATTACAGCAAAGACCGCATTCTTGAGCTGTATCTGAACGAAGTGTATCTCGGCCAGAGCGGTTCCGATCAGATCCGCGGTTTCCCGCTGGCGAGCCTGTATTACTTTGGTCGTCCGGTGAATGAACTGAGTCTGGACCAGCAGGCATTGCTGGTCGGCATGGTGAAAGGTGCGTCGCTGTATAACCCGTGGCGTAACCCGCAAATGGCGTTGCAGCGTCGTAATCTGGTGCTGCGTTTACTGGTTGATCAGAAAGTTATCGATCAGGAACTGTATGACATGCTCAGCGCCCGTCCGCTTGGCGTGCAGCCGAAAGGCGGCGTGATTTCGCCTCAGCCTGCGTTTATGCAGATGGTGCGTCAGGAGCTTCAGGCCAAACTGGGCGATAAAGTTCAGGACATGTCAGGGGTGAAAATCTTCACCACGCTGGATCCTATTTCTCAGGATGCGGCGGAAAAAGCGGTCGAAGAAGGCATTCCGTTATTGCGTAAGAAAAGCGGCCTGAATGACATCGAAACCGCGATGGTCATTGTTGACCGTTATACCGGCGAAGTACGGGCGATGGTCGGCGGCGCGGAAACGCAGTTCGCAGGCTTTAACCGTGCGATGCAGGCGCGTCGTCAGGTCGGTTCTCTGGCTAAACCGGCGACTTATCTGACCGCGCTTTCTCAGCCGGACAAATACCGTCTGAACACCATTCTGGCCGACCAGCCGCTGACGCTGAAACTGGCAAATGGTCAGACGTGGTCACCGAAAAACGATGACCATCAGTTCCGTGGTCAGGTTCTGCTGGTGGATGCGCTGGCGCGTTCCATGAACGTCCCGACGGTAAATCTGGGTATGGCGGTAGGGCTGGATAACATCACCCAAACGCTTATCAATCTGGGGATCCCGAAAGAATCCCTGAACCAGACGCCGTCGATGCTGCTTGGTGCGATTGCACTGACGCCGATGGAAGTCGCGCAGGAATATCAGACCATTGCCAGCGGCGGTAACAAAGCGCCACTGTCCGCGGTGCGCTCGGTGATTGCGGAAGACGGCACGGTGCTTTATCAGAGCTTCCCGCAGGCGGTTCGCGTGATCCCATCCCAGGCGGCGTATCTGACGCTGTATGCGATGCAGCAGGTTGTGCAGGAAGGGACCTCGCGCGCGCTGGCGAACAAGTTCCCGAAACTGCATCTGGCAGCAAAAACCGGTACCTCGAACGAACTGCGTGACAGCTGGTTTGCGGGCATCGACGGCAATCAGGTCGCGATTACCTGGGTTGGCCGCGATAACAACGGCCCGTCCAAACTGTGGGGTTCAACCGGTGCGCTGGTGCTGTACGGACGCTATCTGGAGAACGGCACACCGCAGCCTCTGGATCTGCAAATGCCGGAAGGCATCAGCACGATGAACATTGATGGCAGCGGTAACTTTGTCTGTGGCAACAACAGCGGCGGAATGCTGGGCGGCGGTGGCGCAACGCGTTCCATTCCGGTCTGGACGGATTCGCCGGACGCCATGTGCCAGGCTTCTGTGACCGCTGTTCAGCAACAGCAGCAGCAACAACAGCAACAAATGCAGCAGCAACAACAACAGCAATCCGGGCAACAACAACAGCCACAATCTCAGGATGAGAAGAAAGACAGCAACGGCGTTGCGGGCTGGATCAAGGATATGTTTGGCTCAGGCAACTAAATATCCGTCATCCTTCAAGCTGGCTCGGCGTTGGCTGCCTTAAATCAACCTGAATGATTTAGGATATTGGATTAATTACAAAAAAGGGTGCGATGAAAATCGTGCCCTTTTTAATTGTTATTCATAACGCAAATTAACCCGCCACGTTTTACATTTTCCGCAAACCCGTCACATTCATTCCCGTTTAATTTATAGGCGTTTTTACCCATGTTTAACATGGGGATATTTTTTATTCATTCAGACGATCTATATGTGAATTAGTGTTGCAGGCGGGCAAGCATTGCGCATAATATGCGACGGTCATAATAATAATTATCGTTTACATTCCCATTTCCACTCCAGAGATTATGCAATGGCTTCTCAACGCTCGCTTTCAAATTCTGTCCCAAAAGGCGCATTTAAGCGTCGGACGTTAGCTTTAACCATTACCGCAACACTGGGTACTGCCGCATTTTACGCCGGTGCCGCCACCACCGCGCCTGCGAAGGAAGATACCATTAATGTGACGGCTTCTTCTGCTCCCGAAGCGGCACAGGAATCTGCATGGGGCCCTGCGGCGACCATCGCAGCAAAACATAGCGCTACCGGTACAAAAACCGATACGCCACTGGTGAAGACACCACAATCTGTTTCCGTGGTGACTCGCGAAGAAATGGACATGAAGCAACCGGTGACGGTGAAAGAAGCCCTGGGTTATACGCCGGGTGTCTTTGCCAGTCGCGGCAGTTCTAACACCATCGACGCCATGGCAATCCGCGGCTTCACCTCTGTTAACACCAACCAGTATCTCGACGGCATCAAACTTCAGGGCGATAACTATTCTGAAGTATCGATGGATCCGTACATGCTTGAGCGTGTCGAAGTACTGCGCGGGCCTTCTTCCGTTTTGTACGGTAAAAGCAATCCGGGCGGCGTTGTCAGTATGGTCAGTAAGCGCCCGACCACTGAACCGCTGAAAGAAGTGCAGTTTAAAATGGGTACAGACAACCTGTACCAGACCGGATTTGATTTCAGCGATGCCATTGACGATGCAGGCGTGTATTCCTACCGTCTGACCGGTGTGGCGCGCAGTCAGGATGCGCAACAGGAAATGGCGAAAGAGAAACGCTATTCCATTGCCCCGTCTTTCTCATGGCGTCCTGATGATAAAACTGACTTTACCTTCCTGAGCAATTTCCAGAACGATCCGGATGCCGGTTACTACGGCTGGTTGCCGCGTGAAGGTACCGTGGTGCCGTATTACGACGCCAACGGTAAAGCACATAAACTCCCGACAGATTTCAACGAAGGTGAAGCGGGTAACCGCATGTCCCGCAACCAGAAAATGGTCGGTTACAGCTTCGCGCATCAGTTTGATGATACCTGGACGGTGCGTCAGAACCTGCGCTACACCAAACTCGATACCGAATATAAATCCGTTTACGGCTTCGGTTACCTCGGTAACGGCAACATTACGCGTAGCTATGTTCAGTCCAAAGAGAAGCTGGCGAACTTTGATGTCGATACACAGGCACAGGCCAAATTCGGCACCGGCGATATCGATCATACCGTGCTGGCTGGTGTTGATTACATGCGTATGCGTAACGATATTGACGCAGACTATGGCAGTGCAAGTAACCTGAATCTGGCGAATCCGCAATACGGTAACGGCAACGTTTCCCTGTACTTCCCGTACGAAATCCTTAATCGTCAGGAACAAACCGGTCTGTATGTGCAGGATCAGGCGGAGTGGAACAAGTGGATCCTGACTGTTGGCGGTCGTTACGACTTCGCGAAAAGCTCAACCTTTACCCGCACGACCAACAGCGCGTCGCAGATCAACGATGAGCAGTTCACCTGGCGTGGCGGTCTGAACTACCTGTTCGACAACGGTATTTCTCCGTACTTCAGCTACAGCGAATCCTTTGAACCGACCGCAGGCGCGACCAAAGAAGGGAAGCCATTCGATCCTTCAATGGGCAAACAGTACGAAGCCGGGATCAAATACATCCCGAACGATCGTCCGATCAGCCTGACGGCAGCCGTATACCAGCTGACAAAAGACAAAAACCTGACGGCCAACCCTGCTGATGCCGCTTTTAGCGTTCAGTCTGGTGAAATACGTTCACGAGGTGTGGAACTCGAAGCCAAAGCCGCGGTTAACGCCAACATCAACGTGACGGCGTCTTACACCTACACCGATGCAAAATACACCCATGACACCAATTTCGAAGGCAAGCGTCCTGTTGAAGTACCGGCGAATATGGCGTCTCTGTGGGCGGATTATACCTTCCACGAAACTGCGCTCAGCGGCCTGACAGTCGGTTCCGGTGTGCGTTATGTCGGTGCCAGCTCAAGTTTCTACACGGCGAACGGCGTGAATGCATCCAGAGAGAATGAAGCGTTCAACGTTTCGTCCTATACGCTGGTAGATGCCACAGTGAAATACGATCTGGGTCGCTTCGGCCTGCCAGGTTCTTCCGTGGGTCTGAACATCAACAACTTGCTGGATCGCGAATATGTCGCCAGCTGCTACCGCGATTACGCCTGTTACTGGGGTTCAGATCGTCAGGTGGTTGCAACTGCCACATTCCGCTTCTGATATCCGTCGTAATTCAGGCCGCAGATGCGTTGACGGCGTTCGTTCACCCCGGTCACTTAGCTGACTAAGCTCCCGGGGATTCGCGAACTTGTCGCCTTCCTGCAAACTGAATTATTCAGGGTATCGTAGCAGTGACGTAGTCAAATCCGGGCACGCTGGTCGTGCCCGTTTCCTGTTCTCAACCAGATGTCGACGTAGAAAATCTTATGCCTGATAACAACGTACATCCGTCTTCCCCGCTGCCAGACAGCGTCTTTCGTCTGCAGGATGTGAGTTTTGCCGTCCCGGGCCGCACGCTTCTTGCGCCACTGTCGCTGACTTTCCCGCAAGGAAAAGTGTGCGGGCTGATTGGTCACAATGGCTCAGGGAAGTCGACGTTGTTAAAAATGCTGGGACGTCATCAGGCGGCGACATCCGGAACGATTTACCTCAATGAAACGCCGCTGGCGCAGTGGGACAGCAAAGCTTTTGCGCGGCAGGTCGCATATTTGCCGCAGCAACTTCCGGCGGCAGAAGGCATGACCGTGCAGGAGCTGGTGGCGATTGGCCGCTATCCGTGGCACGGCGCGCTCGGGCGTTTCAAACATCACGATAAAGAAAAAGTCGAAGAAGCGATTTCGCTGGTGGGGCTGAAGCCCTTTGCACATCGTCTGGTCGACAGCCTGTCCGGCGGCGAACGTCAGCGCGCGTGGCTGGCGATGATGGTGGCGCAGGACAGCCGCTGCCTGCTGCTCGACGAACCGACTTCGGCGCTCGATATCGCCCATCAGAAAGACGTTCTGGCGTTGATCCAGCGCCTGAGCCGTGAAAAGGGCCTCACCGTGATTGCGGTACTGCATGACCTGAATATGGCAGCCCGCTATTGTGACCAGCTGATGGCGCTGCGTGGCGGCGAGATGATCGCTCAGGGTGAACCTGAAGAAATGATGCGCGGTGACGTGCTCGAACAAATCTATGGCATTCCGATGGGCATTTTGCCGCATCCTGCGGGTGGCGCACCGGTGAGCTTTGTATACTGATATGTCTGATATTTCTCACTTTTCCGGAATAACGCGCCGTCGTATTTTGCAGATGATGGCGCTTTCCCCGTTGCTGACATCTTTGCCCGCGCTTTCTGCGTCCCGCCCCGATCTCAGCCGCATTATTGCGCTCGAATGGCTTCCCGCTGAACTTCTGATTGCACTCGGCGTGATGCCGCTGGCGATTGCGGATATTCGTAATTACAACATCTGGGTAGCCGAACCGCCGCTGGCGCCGGGCGTGATTGACGTCGGTCAGCGCACCGAGCCGAATATGGAACTTATCCAGCAACTGAAACCGTCACTGGTGTTGCTGACGCAGGGTTACGGCCCGGCGACCGCTCAGCTGGAAACCATCGCGCCGGTGCTGAGTGTCAAAGCCAATGACGGCTCTGCGAAGCCATTAGATCTGGCGATCCGTTCGCTGCACAAACTGGCGGATACGCTCGGTTTGCAAGATCGTGCAGAACAGCATTTGCAGCGGTATCAGGACACTTTAGCCAGAACCCGCGAACAGCTGAAGCCGGTAGCACAGCAGCCGTTGTTGCTGATCACGTTCATCGATCCGCGCCATGTTCTGGTCTTCGGACAAGGCAGTATGCTGCATGAAGTGATGAACGATGTCGGGCTCACCAACGCCTGGCAGGGCGAGGGCAGTTTCTGGGGCAGTGTTTCCGTCGGAGTGGAAAGGCTGGCGGCGATCAAAAATGCCCGCGTGTTGTGCTTTGATCACGACAGCGCTGACATCATGAAAGCCGTCGAAAAAACGCCGCTGTGGAAATCCATGCCGTTCGTTCGTGCGAACCAGTTCACCGTCATCCCTGCCGTCTGGTACTACGGCGCAACGTTCAGCGCGATGCACTTCTGCAATATTTTAACCAACACGCTGAGGAAACCGGTATGAACCGCCGTTCGCTCAGCGTTTCGCTGACTCTTCTGATTATTCTGGCACTGGCTGCGGGCGCGCTCAGTATTTACAACCTGCATCAGCAATTGCCTTACGCGCAATGGCGCGGCGCACTGTGGCAGCCGGACATCGACAACGTGCAGCAGATGCTTTTCCATTACAGCTCACTGCCACGCATCGCCGTGGCATTGCTCGCGGGAGCGGGGCTCGGGCTGGTCGGTTTACTGTTCCAGCAGGTGTTGCGTAATCCTCTGGCTGAACCTGCGACGCTGGGCGTTTCGGCGGGCGCGCAACTCGGCCTGACGGTTGCCACGTTGTGGGCGCTGCCGGGTGGAATGATCACCCAGCAGTTTGCTGCCATGATCGGCGCGGTGGTGATTGGTGCGCTGGTGTTCGGTATCGCCTGGGGCAAACGCATGTCGCCGGTCACGCTGATCCTGGCGGGGCTGGTGCTCGGTTTGTATTGCGGTGCGGTCAACGGCCTGATCGGTATCTTCAATTATCAGAGCCTGCAAAGCCTGTACATGTGGAGCAGTGGTTCACTGACGCAGCAGGACTGGGATGTCGCCATTTTCCTGTTGCCGCGTGTGATCATTGTCTGGTTGCTGGCGTTTTTGTTGCAGCGTCCGATGACGCTGCTGGGGCTGGACGACGGCGTGGCCAAAAACCTCGGCCTCGGGCTTTCTGCGGCACGTCTGGCGGTGCTGACGCTGGCCATCCTGATGAGTGCGCAGCTGGTGAATGCGGTCGGTATCGTCGGCTTTATCGGTCTGTTCGCCCCGCTTCTGGCGAAGATGCTCGGTGCGCGACGTTTACCTTCACGTCTGATTATGGCGCCGCTGATCGGGGCCTTATTGCTGTGGTTCACCGATCAGGTGATGCAGTACATCACCACGTTCTGGATGGAAATTCCGACCGGTGCCGCGACCGCGCTGGTCGGCGCGCCGTTGCTGCTGTGGCTGTTGCCGCGTCTTCGCAACAGCATGACGCCACCGCCGATGGATCAGGGCGATAACGTGCCGGCTGAACGTCATCATCTGGTGCGCTGGGTCGCGCTGGCGCTGGCGGTGCTGTTTATCGGGCTGGTTATCGCGCTGATGGCCGGACGTAATGCGACTGGCTGGAGCTGGTCAACAGGCGCGGATTTACAGGCGCTGCTGCCGTGGCGTTTACCCCGCGTGATGGCGGCGCTGGCGGCGGGCATCATGCTGGCGTCTTCCGGGGTGCTGATCCAGAAACTCACCGGTAACGCGATGGCGAGCCCGGAAGTGCTGGGAATAAGCTCGGGTGCGGCGACCGGCGTGGTGGTCATGATGTTTATCGTGCCGGGTGATGCCTTTGCCTGGCTGTTACCGGCGGGGAGTCTCGGTGCGGCGCTGACGTTGCTGGTGATTATGATGGCATCGGGTCTGCGCAGTTTTTCTGCCGAACGTATGTTGCTGACCGGTATCGCGCTGAGTACCGCATTCACCACGCTGATGTCACTGCTGCTGGCGAGCGGTGATCCGCGTATGGGCGGTTTGCTGACCTGGCTTTCCGGTTCCACTTATTCTGTGTCCGCTGAAGCGGCATGGCGGACGCTCATTCTGGCTGCGGTGCTGATGGTGATTGTGCCGTTCTGTCGTCGCTGGATTAATATTTTGCCACTGGGCAGCGTGACGGCGAAATCAGTCGGCGTTGCACTGACACCAACGCGTATGGCGATTTTATTGCTGGCGGCGGTGATGACGGCTGCCGCGACGCTGACCATCGGGCCGCTGAGCTTTGTCGGTCTGATGGCACCGCATATGGCGCGTATGATGGGCTTTCGTCGTGCGGTTCCGCAGTGGATGGTCGCCAGCATTCTCGGCGGTTTACTGATGGTATTTGCCGACTGGTGCGGCCGGATGATTATCTTCCCGAACCAGATCCCGGCCGGTTTGCTCGCGACATTTATCGGCGCGCCATACTTTATTTATCTGCTGAGAAAGCAGGCGAAATAGAAGTTTCAGCTTAATACCTCACGCCAATCCTCCCCTTCGCAGGGGAGGTAACCGACTTCACCAGATCTTAAAGCTTAGCGAAACAACGGCGTGCGGCGTCGATGGTGCGCTGAATGTCTTCCTGAGTATGAGCGAGAGACATAAAGCCAGCCTCAAACGCGGAAGGTGCCAGGTAAACGCCTTCTTCCAGCATCAGATGGAAAAACTTCTTAAAGCGCTCAACGTCGCACTTCATCACATCCTGATAGCAGGTCACGGTTTCGGCATCAGTGAAGAACAGACCGAACATTCCGCCGACGTGGTTCACCACGAACGGAATATTTTCTTCCTGCGCTGCATCCAGCAAACCTTCCGCCAGTTGTGTGGTGCGCTCAGTCAGGGTCTGATGCACGCCCGGTTGTGCGACTTGCGTCAGACAGGCGATACCCGCTGCCATGGCAATCGGGTTGCCGGAAAGCGTTCCTGCCTGATAGACAGGGCCGGTCGGTGCCAGTGCTTCCATCACGTCACGACGGCCACCAAATGCGCCCACCGGCATACCGCCGCCGATGATTTTGCCCAGACAGGTCAGGTCAGGCATCACATCGTAATACTCCTGAGCGCCGCCCAGCGCGACGCGGAAACCGGTCATCACTTCGTCGATAATCAGCAGTGCGCCAAACTCGTCACAAATCTTGCGCAGGCCCGGCAGGAATTCCGGCAAAGGCGGCACACAATTCATGTTGCCCGCGACCGGCTCAACGATGATGCAGGCGATGTCGTCAGG
The Rahnella variigena genome window above contains:
- the hemL gene encoding glutamate-1-semialdehyde 2,1-aminomutase, whose product is MSKSESLFTQAQALIPGGVNSPVRAFSGVGGVPLFIARADGAFLFDADGKAYIDYVGSWGPMVLGHNNAEIRSAVIEAAERGLSFGAPTEMEVKMAELVTGLVPSMDMVRMVNSGTEATMSAIRLARGFTHRDKIVKFEGCYHGHADCLLVKAGSGALTLGQPNSPGVPADFAKHTLTCTYNDLDSVRAAFEQFPDDIACIIVEPVAGNMNCVPPLPEFLPGLRKICDEFGALLIIDEVMTGFRVALGGAQEYYDVMPDLTCLGKIIGGGMPVGAFGGRRDVMEALAPTGPVYQAGTLSGNPIAMAAGIACLTQVAQPGVHQTLTERTTQLAEGLLDAAQEENIPFVVNHVGGMFGLFFTDAETVTCYQDVMKCDVERFKKFFHLMLEEGVYLAPSAFEAGFMSLAHTQEDIQRTIDAARRCFAKL